Proteins encoded in a region of the Bacteroidota bacterium genome:
- a CDS encoding AAA family ATPase: protein MMEFMPVQKKAQNDSIGSDRIEQSTSPVDFSVPRKYRNRANPELPAETHLKDLLSNSQMFTYDEVEAESPCIRVHQPDHDSTVCSIGNISLVAGKAKSRKTFLVSAIVASALSNSTVLKFSGQLPDDKRMVLYIDTEQSRMDCKKVLVRVSKMLNCAEHEHPENLVFVRLRPYPPKLRLGIIEYAINNIPDVGFVIIDGIKDVVFSINDEAEATDVSSKLMKWSEEKKLHILTVLHKNKTDDNNRGHLGTELENKCETVITVSKDKENKEISVVESQIMRDREFSPFAFSINIDNVPELIDSFSAPVHNKDRQPADYDHQTHRNLLRDIFPANDNCSARTFHDLIKEQLKKYGVLIGSNRCRDFLNFYLEQGLVINKGDSKQHKLVLNENQENTVC from the coding sequence ATGATGGAATTCATGCCTGTACAGAAAAAAGCTCAAAATGATAGCATCGGCTCAGACAGAATTGAGCAAAGCACCTCTCCTGTGGACTTTTCTGTACCACGCAAGTATCGCAACCGGGCAAACCCTGAGTTACCGGCAGAGACCCATCTTAAGGACCTTCTGAGCAATTCTCAGATGTTCACCTACGATGAAGTAGAAGCAGAATCTCCCTGCATTCGGGTACACCAACCTGATCATGATTCAACAGTATGTTCAATCGGCAATATCAGTCTTGTGGCCGGCAAAGCAAAAAGTAGAAAGACCTTTCTTGTTTCGGCGATTGTCGCATCGGCATTAAGCAATTCAACAGTCCTGAAGTTCTCAGGTCAACTGCCTGATGACAAGCGCATGGTGCTGTATATCGATACAGAGCAAAGCAGAATGGATTGCAAGAAAGTGCTCGTTCGTGTCAGCAAAATGCTAAACTGTGCTGAACACGAGCATCCCGAAAATCTTGTTTTTGTAAGGTTACGCCCCTATCCGCCCAAATTGCGCCTCGGCATCATTGAATACGCGATCAACAATATCCCGGATGTGGGTTTCGTAATAATTGACGGCATCAAGGATGTGGTTTTCTCAATTAATGACGAAGCTGAAGCGACCGATGTAAGTTCAAAGCTAATGAAGTGGAGCGAGGAGAAAAAGCTACATATTCTAACCGTTCTGCATAAAAACAAGACTGACGACAACAACCGAGGGCATCTGGGAACCGAACTTGAGAATAAATGCGAAACAGTTATAACCGTAAGTAAGGATAAGGAAAATAAGGAAATATCTGTTGTTGAAAGCCAGATCATGCGTGACAGGGAGTTTTCGCCATTTGCTTTTTCAATAAACATTGACAATGTCCCTGAGCTTATTGATTCTTTTTCGGCGCCCGTTCACAATAAAGATCGGCAGCCGGCAGATTATGACCATCAAACGCATCGAAATCTACTAAGGGACATTTTCCCTGCAAATGACAATTGCTCTGCCCGTACTTTCCATGACTTGATTAAAGAACAACTTAAAAAATACGGAGTCCTGATCGGGAGTAACCGTTGCCGCGATTTTCTGAATTTCTATCTCGAGCAGGGGCTGGTGATAAATAAGGGCGACAGTAAGCAGCACAAACTTGTACTAAATGAAAATCAGGAAAATACAGTGTGTTAA
- a CDS encoding helix-turn-helix domain-containing protein has translation MEKLILSNVSLEDLANVLAEKVREIQLNTYQPEPVAKDEFLNIRQAAELLNLAVATIYTLTCRKKIPYFKKGKKVYFKRFELEAWLDSGKKHPVDTQNTSTSELFIRNKRK, from the coding sequence ATGGAAAAACTCATTTTATCTAATGTCTCCCTCGAAGACCTTGCTAATGTGTTAGCTGAAAAAGTTCGGGAAATCCAATTAAATACATACCAACCGGAACCCGTTGCAAAAGATGAGTTCCTAAATATCAGGCAAGCAGCAGAACTTCTTAACCTTGCCGTGGCCACTATCTACACGCTTACTTGTAGAAAGAAAATCCCTTATTTCAAAAAAGGGAAAAAGGTCTATTTCAAACGATTCGAACTGGAAGCATGGCTGGACTCAGGTAAAAAGCACCCTGTGGACACCCAAAATACTTCTACCAGCGAACTTTTCATCCGCAATAAAAGGAAATAG